In a single window of the Bacteroidales bacterium genome:
- a CDS encoding ROK family protein, producing the protein MDENICLGIDFGGSGIKGALVDTRNGEVQSERHRIPTPDPATPDAVASTIREIVDHFNYQGNVGVAFPAAILDGIVQNASNIDDGWIGTNASKLLSEATNCRVEVLNDADAAGLAEMRFGHGKNIHGVGLIVTVGVGLGTALFTNGVLLPNTELGHVYLKKKKKVAEHWASDAIRKQENLSWKKWAKRFGKYLHHLEALFYPELIIIGGGASKKFDKYAQYLKKVKTKIVPAELQNHAGIIGAAVESIETK; encoded by the coding sequence ATGGACGAGAACATTTGCTTAGGCATTGACTTTGGAGGTTCCGGTATCAAAGGAGCCCTTGTAGATACACGGAATGGAGAGGTCCAATCGGAGCGTCACCGGATACCCACACCGGATCCGGCAACCCCGGATGCTGTTGCATCAACCATCAGGGAAATTGTTGATCATTTCAATTATCAGGGCAATGTAGGAGTAGCTTTTCCCGCTGCCATCCTGGACGGTATTGTACAGAATGCATCCAATATTGATGATGGGTGGATTGGTACAAATGCATCGAAACTTTTATCAGAAGCCACCAACTGCCGGGTAGAAGTGCTTAATGATGCTGATGCTGCAGGACTGGCAGAAATGAGGTTCGGCCACGGAAAAAACATTCATGGTGTGGGTCTGATTGTAACCGTAGGGGTTGGCCTGGGCACTGCTCTGTTCACCAATGGGGTGTTGCTCCCAAATACTGAACTGGGCCATGTTTACCTGAAAAAGAAAAAAAAGGTCGCGGAACACTGGGCCTCCGATGCCATAAGAAAACAGGAAAACCTCTCATGGAAAAAATGGGCCAAACGTTTCGGGAAATACCTGCACCATCTGGAAGCCCTTTTCTATCCGGAACTGATTATCATTGGCGGAGGAGCAAGCAAAAAATTCGATAAATACGCCCAATATCTTAAAAAGGTCAAAACCAAAATTGTACCGGCCGAATTGCAAAACCATGCGGGAATCATCGGGGCAGCCGTGGAATCAATAGAAACCAAA
- a CDS encoding NAD(P)/FAD-dependent oxidoreductase, whose product MDTEITIIGAGVVGLAIAARLSYEYEGIVLVERNKGFGKETSSRNSEVIHSGIYYPEGSLKARLCMEGRQLLYDYCKQNEVPYSKCGKLIVATNREEEKQLSSILVRAENNGVTSGKHITREEAETLEPNIKTLSALHFPESGIVDSHGLMKELEKEAGRNGVEMAYNNEVTALRKIKGGYEVTVKDAEGDFTFSTGNVINSAGLGAYDISRLMGADDPSYQYHFWKGEYWGVGNGKGKLVSRLIYPVPETNTTGLGIHATVDLNRGLKLGPNAIYLGDDTLDYSVDKSRKTRFYESAKRFLPFLEKDDLHPDQAGIRPKLQKPGDPIRDFIIHNEADKGFPGFINLLGIESPGLTACLAIGNYVKQLI is encoded by the coding sequence TTGGATACAGAAATCACCATTATAGGAGCAGGAGTAGTAGGTCTGGCCATTGCAGCAAGGCTTTCATATGAATATGAAGGAATTGTACTCGTTGAAAGGAACAAGGGATTCGGAAAGGAGACTTCAAGCCGGAATTCCGAAGTAATTCATTCGGGGATTTACTATCCTGAAGGATCATTGAAAGCCCGGCTTTGCATGGAAGGGAGACAGCTATTGTATGATTACTGTAAGCAGAATGAAGTCCCGTACAGCAAGTGCGGAAAACTCATCGTGGCTACCAACCGGGAAGAAGAGAAGCAGTTGTCTTCCATACTGGTACGTGCGGAAAACAATGGAGTGACTTCCGGAAAGCACATCACACGAGAAGAAGCTGAAACACTGGAACCCAATATAAAAACATTGTCAGCCCTGCATTTCCCCGAATCCGGAATTGTAGATTCACATGGTTTAATGAAGGAGCTTGAAAAAGAAGCGGGAAGAAACGGGGTGGAGATGGCCTATAACAATGAAGTAACCGCACTAAGAAAGATCAAGGGGGGATATGAAGTAACCGTAAAAGATGCTGAAGGTGATTTTACCTTTTCTACGGGCAATGTGATAAACTCAGCAGGATTGGGAGCCTATGACATCTCCAGACTGATGGGAGCGGACGATCCTTCCTACCAATACCATTTCTGGAAAGGAGAATACTGGGGAGTAGGAAACGGAAAGGGCAAACTGGTCAGCAGGTTGATATATCCGGTTCCTGAGACGAATACCACAGGACTGGGTATTCATGCCACAGTTGATTTGAACCGTGGTCTCAAGCTTGGCCCCAATGCGATATACCTGGGCGATGACACACTGGATTATTCTGTGGACAAGTCGCGCAAAACCCGGTTTTATGAATCGGCCAAACGTTTTCTGCCGTTTCTGGAAAAGGATGACCTTCACCCCGATCAGGCAGGCATCAGACCCAAACTGCAAAAACCGGGTGATCCCATACGGGATTTTATCATTCATAATGAAGCGGACAAAGGCTTTCCCGGATTCATAAATCTACTGGGAATTGAATCACCCGGATTAACTGCTTGTCTGGCCATTGGGAATTATGTAAAGCAACTCATTTAA
- the acpP gene encoding acyl carrier protein, which translates to MGKEEIKERVKKVIAKVLNTDVSEISDDANFIFDLGADSIQSVQLIAGFEEEFDIDLDEDKAKEVQSVSGAIDFIAGYLE; encoded by the coding sequence ATGGGAAAAGAAGAAATTAAAGAAAGAGTCAAAAAGGTAATTGCAAAAGTGCTCAACACTGATGTTTCTGAAATATCAGATGATGCCAATTTTATTTTCGATCTTGGAGCTGATTCTATTCAGAGTGTTCAATTGATAGCTGGTTTTGAAGAAGAATTCGATATCGACTTGGATGAAGACAAAGCTAAGGAAGTACAGTCGGTTTCAGGGGCTATTGATTTTATTGCAGGTTATCTGGAATAA
- a CDS encoding acetate--CoA ligase family protein, with amino-acid sequence MGRRFDIHQKNLKNFFDPGSIALVGTNRQRGTVPGDVFINLLQAEFNGLLFPVSPRDKYISGVKTYKYVTDIEDPVDLAVIVFPSSVVHLALEQCGEKGIKSVIIISAGFREVGGVGIEREKKLMEIAEKYDMSIIGPNCLGIINTDNFVRLNASFARKLPHEGNIAFISQSGALCTGVLDYARAHQIGFSKFISFGNKPDINEIDLLYYLARDEKTKVILIYLEEISDGPGLMQAAEYVIGKTNKPVLLLKSGRTSEGASAAASHTGSLAGSDQVCDAASEQSGIIRCDNIEDMFNIAIAFAYQPVSKSNKVAVITNAGGPGVLVTDAVISEGLKLAKFSENTTLTLQKSLPATANINNPVDVIGDAHADRYNIAMTAVCKDPDVGGVFVILTPQSMTDIIEIAQEVINVSNQYNKPIYASFMGEADVGEGIQLLQRNRIPHYFLPESMAKAFASTYYFNELIKQAKAKPRVFNDVDKKKAHQLLDDAVNSGRKHLPEYDAVKVLETYKLPFLSNGLATSKEEAVQIAEDIGYPVVMKVMSEDIVHKFDVKGVVLNISSKNEAEEAYVSITDNAAKYAPEAHVEGVFVTRQLPKGEEVILGTKQDPVFGPVIMFGLGGIYVEVYGDVSFKVAPVDEKAAMGMIEQIKAYPLLTGFRGRDSYDIQAIKETIMRLSQLALDCPQIKELDINPLIVLEEDEGAFIADAKIML; translated from the coding sequence ATGGGTAGAAGATTCGACATTCACCAGAAGAACCTGAAAAACTTTTTTGATCCCGGATCAATAGCTTTAGTAGGGACTAACAGGCAAAGAGGGACTGTTCCCGGTGATGTATTCATTAACCTTCTTCAGGCAGAGTTTAACGGTTTGCTTTTTCCGGTTAGTCCCAGAGATAAGTACATTTCGGGAGTTAAAACCTATAAATACGTCACCGATATTGAAGACCCTGTTGATCTGGCTGTAATTGTTTTCCCCAGTTCAGTAGTTCATTTGGCTTTGGAGCAATGCGGTGAAAAGGGCATCAAATCGGTGATTATTATTTCTGCTGGTTTCCGTGAAGTAGGGGGCGTAGGTATAGAACGGGAGAAGAAACTTATGGAGATCGCAGAGAAATACGATATGTCCATAATAGGCCCGAATTGTCTGGGTATTATCAACACCGACAATTTTGTGCGGCTTAATGCTTCGTTTGCTAGGAAACTTCCGCATGAAGGGAATATAGCATTTATTTCCCAGAGCGGGGCTTTATGTACCGGTGTTCTGGATTATGCCAGGGCACATCAGATAGGGTTCTCCAAATTTATCAGTTTCGGTAATAAACCTGACATTAACGAGATTGATCTTTTATATTATTTAGCCAGGGATGAGAAAACCAAGGTTATATTGATCTATCTGGAAGAGATCTCCGATGGTCCCGGTTTGATGCAGGCTGCAGAGTATGTGATTGGAAAAACCAACAAGCCTGTATTGCTTCTAAAGAGTGGCAGAACTTCAGAAGGTGCTTCGGCGGCAGCTTCCCATACAGGATCTCTTGCCGGTAGCGACCAGGTCTGTGATGCAGCATCCGAGCAATCCGGTATCATCCGGTGCGACAACATTGAAGATATGTTTAACATTGCCATTGCTTTTGCCTATCAGCCCGTATCCAAGTCGAATAAGGTGGCGGTCATTACCAATGCCGGCGGCCCTGGGGTTTTGGTGACAGATGCTGTTATTAGTGAAGGTCTCAAGTTGGCAAAATTCAGCGAGAATACTACCCTTACGCTTCAAAAAAGCTTGCCCGCCACGGCCAATATAAACAATCCGGTTGATGTTATTGGAGATGCGCATGCCGACCGTTACAATATTGCTATGACGGCCGTCTGCAAGGACCCGGATGTCGGAGGAGTCTTTGTTATTCTTACCCCGCAGTCCATGACCGATATCATAGAAATAGCCCAGGAAGTGATCAATGTTTCGAATCAGTACAACAAGCCGATCTATGCTTCCTTTATGGGTGAGGCCGATGTTGGGGAAGGGATACAGCTGTTACAGCGCAACAGAATACCCCACTATTTTCTCCCAGAGTCAATGGCCAAAGCATTTGCCAGTACATACTATTTCAATGAACTGATTAAACAGGCAAAGGCCAAACCCAGGGTATTCAATGATGTAGACAAAAAGAAGGCTCATCAACTGTTGGATGATGCGGTGAATTCGGGTAGAAAGCACCTGCCTGAGTATGATGCTGTCAAAGTGCTGGAGACTTACAAACTTCCGTTTCTCTCAAACGGTCTGGCAACATCAAAGGAAGAGGCAGTGCAAATTGCTGAGGATATAGGATATCCGGTCGTAATGAAAGTGATGTCGGAGGACATTGTTCATAAATTTGATGTTAAGGGAGTGGTGCTCAACATATCTTCCAAGAATGAAGCTGAAGAAGCCTATGTTTCCATCACTGACAATGCGGCTAAATATGCCCCCGAGGCCCATGTGGAAGGCGTCTTCGTGACCCGCCAGTTGCCAAAAGGAGAAGAGGTTATTCTGGGTACTAAACAAGATCCGGTATTTGGGCCGGTAATCATGTTTGGTTTAGGAGGGATATACGTGGAAGTTTATGGTGATGTGAGCTTCAAAGTAGCACCTGTGGATGAAAAGGCAGCGATGGGGATGATAGAGCAGATAAAAGCCTATCCATTGCTTACCGGATTTAGAGGAAGGGATTCATACGATATACAGGCTATAAAGGAAACCATCATGCGACTGAGTCAGCTTGCCTTAGATTGCCCTCAGATAAAAGAATTGGATATTAATCCGCTGATTGTCCTTGAAGAAGATGAAGGTGCTTTTATTGCCGATGCCAAGATTATGCTGTAA
- a CDS encoding glucosamine-6-phosphate deaminase, which yields MRILIHENYQSLSKWVAYYIAKKIKEFDPTPDKPFVLGLPTGSSPVGTYQNLIELYKEGKISFKNVITFNMDEYVGIPEDHEASYHYFMYHNLFNHIDIPKENINILDGNAKDLDAECKRFEEKIKSYGGIHFFLGGIGADGHIAFNEPGSSLSSRTRVKTLTYDTIQANARFFSNDISKVPRTALTVGVATIMDAEEVLIIVNGLHKARALKMGIEEGVNHMWTVSMLQLHRHGIIACDEESTEEIKVGTLKYFKDIENESLNKLPEL from the coding sequence ATGAGAATTTTAATTCATGAAAATTACCAGTCCTTAAGTAAGTGGGTTGCATATTATATAGCAAAAAAGATAAAAGAGTTCGACCCAACACCCGATAAACCTTTTGTCCTGGGACTTCCAACCGGATCCTCACCTGTGGGCACCTATCAGAACCTGATCGAACTCTATAAGGAAGGGAAAATCTCATTTAAAAATGTGATTACATTCAATATGGATGAATATGTGGGTATTCCTGAAGATCACGAGGCGAGCTACCACTATTTTATGTATCACAATTTATTCAATCACATTGATATTCCAAAGGAAAATATCAATATTCTGGATGGAAACGCTAAAGATCTGGATGCTGAATGCAAACGTTTTGAGGAAAAGATTAAGAGCTACGGAGGAATACATTTTTTCTTAGGAGGTATAGGGGCTGACGGACATATTGCTTTTAATGAGCCCGGTTCTTCACTTTCTTCAAGAACCCGGGTTAAAACGTTAACTTATGATACCATTCAGGCCAATGCCAGGTTTTTTAGTAATGATATCAGTAAAGTTCCCCGCACAGCTTTGACTGTTGGTGTTGCCACCATTATGGATGCCGAGGAAGTCCTGATCATTGTCAATGGACTCCATAAGGCCCGGGCCCTGAAGATGGGTATAGAAGAGGGAGTAAATCATATGTGGACTGTTTCTATGCTCCAGCTTCACCGACATGGAATTATTGCATGCGATGAAGAATCAACTGAAGAGATAAAAGTAGGGACTCTAAAATACTTTAAGGACATAGAAAATGAATCATTGAACAAGTTGCCCGAATTATAG
- a CDS encoding DUF4954 family protein: protein MNYRNLKESEISQLEKNDCFSEDWSQIKVKPEFNLRRLHSVYFAGEVKLGAFSGKVEVEEGIKKPSGIYHSYIEDCSIGDDVYISNVRNLIGYYVDEDVAVENVGSLVVTSESTFGNGVELEVLNEGGGRELPICDKMTAQIAYLMVNYRHDQQLAENLGKLIHDYAETKRSHKGTIGAGARIIGTKTIRNVNIGSNAVIYGANFLEEGTVSSCKEDPVTIGEGVIAKGFIVNSGSTVDGGAILDHTFIGQSVQTGKQFSAEHSVLFANSEAFHSEAVSIFGGPYTVTHHKSTLLIAGAYSFYNAGSGSNKSNHLYKMGPVHQGRLERGSKTGSFSYMLWPTHVGPYSMVLGKHKGSFDTSQFPFSYIDAKSDRSELIPALNLFTVGTLRDIRKWPKRDKRRDPNKLDLIHFDLFSPFVVQKMVNAGKILKQLKDKASKEQRYVSYKGVHIPRLILRTAQKYYEIGIRVYLGHELAKQIDQSKAGTFDELKQELIPRDGNGKGKWVDVSGMFASQQDINRLCEEVKAGKVISVDALTGELEEIYNNYPASSWEWCSHLIGERLGIHFKDITKEQLVEILRDWKENAEKMNNMILKDAQQEFGSNSKIGFGVDGDETTRDKDFASVRGAFEENSFVQELNVESEEIGKRADGLIEKLESM from the coding sequence ATGAATTACAGGAACCTAAAAGAGTCGGAAATATCTCAATTGGAGAAGAACGATTGTTTCTCCGAGGATTGGTCGCAGATAAAAGTGAAACCGGAATTTAATCTTCGCCGGCTTCATAGCGTATATTTCGCAGGAGAAGTTAAGCTTGGCGCGTTCTCCGGGAAAGTTGAAGTGGAAGAAGGAATCAAAAAACCTTCGGGGATTTATCATTCTTATATTGAAGATTGTTCGATAGGAGATGATGTTTACATTTCCAATGTCAGGAATTTAATCGGCTACTATGTGGATGAGGATGTAGCGGTTGAAAATGTTGGATCGCTGGTGGTAACCAGTGAAAGCACCTTTGGGAACGGTGTTGAACTGGAAGTATTAAATGAAGGAGGGGGGAGGGAGTTGCCAATATGTGACAAGATGACGGCCCAGATCGCATATCTTATGGTGAATTACCGGCACGATCAGCAATTAGCGGAAAATCTCGGAAAACTTATACATGATTATGCAGAGACAAAAAGATCCCATAAGGGTACCATTGGGGCAGGAGCCAGAATTATTGGCACAAAGACAATAAGAAACGTCAATATTGGAAGTAATGCTGTCATCTATGGAGCAAACTTCCTTGAAGAGGGTACTGTAAGCAGTTGTAAAGAGGATCCGGTAACAATAGGCGAGGGAGTTATAGCAAAAGGATTTATCGTGAATTCAGGTTCAACAGTTGATGGGGGAGCCATTCTTGATCATACATTTATCGGGCAGAGCGTGCAGACAGGAAAACAGTTTTCTGCGGAGCATTCCGTTCTTTTTGCCAATAGCGAAGCCTTCCACAGTGAGGCAGTGAGTATATTCGGAGGACCGTACACCGTAACCCATCACAAATCCACTTTGCTCATTGCCGGCGCCTACTCGTTTTACAATGCCGGCAGCGGCTCCAATAAAAGCAACCACCTCTATAAAATGGGGCCGGTCCATCAGGGAAGACTGGAGAGGGGTTCAAAAACCGGATCGTTTTCCTATATGTTATGGCCTACCCATGTTGGTCCGTATTCTATGGTCCTCGGAAAACACAAAGGCAGTTTTGATACCTCCCAATTTCCGTTTTCGTATATCGATGCCAAAAGTGACAGAAGTGAGCTGATTCCGGCGCTTAACCTGTTTACGGTAGGTACCCTGCGTGACATACGGAAGTGGCCGAAGCGGGATAAGCGCAGAGATCCGAATAAGCTGGATTTGATTCATTTCGATCTGTTTAGCCCTTTTGTCGTACAAAAAATGGTGAATGCCGGCAAAATATTAAAACAATTGAAAGACAAAGCTTCTAAGGAGCAGAGGTATGTTTCGTATAAGGGGGTCCACATTCCGCGTTTGATCCTTCGCACCGCCCAAAAATATTATGAGATAGGTATCAGGGTTTACCTGGGCCATGAGTTGGCAAAACAGATTGATCAGTCTAAAGCCGGTACCTTTGATGAGCTGAAACAGGAGCTGATTCCCCGGGATGGAAACGGAAAAGGCAAATGGGTGGATGTTTCAGGTATGTTTGCTTCCCAACAGGATATTAACCGGCTTTGTGAAGAGGTTAAGGCCGGAAAGGTAATTTCTGTGGATGCTCTTACCGGTGAGCTGGAAGAAATATACAACAACTATCCGGCTTCTTCCTGGGAATGGTGTTCCCATCTTATTGGCGAACGGCTTGGAATCCATTTTAAAGATATTACAAAGGAGCAACTCGTGGAGATACTAAGGGACTGGAAAGAAAATGCGGAGAAGATGAACAACATGATTCTGAAAGATGCGCAACAAGAGTTTGGCTCCAATAGTAAGATTGGATTTGGAGTCGACGGCGATGAAACGACCAGGGATAAAGATTTTGCATCGGTGCGGGGAGCTTTTGAGGAAAACTCATTTGTGCAGGAGCTTAATGTTGAAAGTGAAGAGATTGGTAAAAGAGCAGATGGTTTAATTGAAAAACTGGAGTCGATGTAA
- a CDS encoding FAD-dependent oxidoreductase, translating to MERNTESTGKENAGGNGMSPEKTASYCRHYAMCKIDFLNTGICASGSEKHFVSYYPQGRMDLYAALTEGRIPLTEKAVEIAEDCDLCGICDRQCHFITGMRPVEVARSLKSYVEENKNQVTSVDIHDPVYDELACITGEAWCSKDPAICISYANDPSPATEETIPGYVILPGSVEDVSAIMKVCKKHGLDFAVRGNGSSVMGFVMSHDLVIDMARMKQIELDEEKGLIKAGAGVAAYELQQAATEKGYRVQTAEPAALIVANLMCSGIFSTYSHAYGMGAQNVIDAQFVDPEGNVFRLSEKTASNLFAYEKRDVPIPGVCTEASFKLYPRLPDERGFLVPFSSFGQALDFLREIGRRRTGLAAGLLGGEYLATFLSPSTELAKKVKNVLHREFGMAYVVQMIGDRYDESNVRDMGYPVISQRVFRALLLSLPDLQDNEVLVHLNEMMEGSSVYQMLADKKMEPLIETVLQPEAKKLAGVVPDDLKPFYIRLYENPQMTDLVWLTDFRILSSRMGREKHVVAWIVYVPLDNPELIMEINREFKRIGDKWNVKNDYGFITPLDFGKRAVFEYDYYVDQQNDKDRMHMLQAMEEMAGIIEGYSAKYDAVRWIRYTLYQGIARMENILYT from the coding sequence ATGGAGAGAAATACGGAATCAACAGGCAAGGAAAATGCGGGAGGAAATGGAATGAGTCCTGAAAAAACGGCATCCTATTGCAGGCATTATGCCATGTGCAAGATCGATTTTCTTAATACGGGCATTTGTGCTTCCGGGTCTGAGAAGCATTTTGTCAGCTATTATCCACAGGGAAGGATGGATCTCTATGCTGCCCTTACTGAGGGACGCATCCCGCTTACGGAAAAAGCAGTAGAAATTGCGGAAGACTGCGACCTTTGCGGGATATGCGACCGGCAGTGTCATTTCATTACCGGAATGCGTCCGGTAGAAGTAGCCCGTTCCCTTAAAAGCTATGTAGAGGAAAACAAAAACCAGGTTACTTCAGTTGACATACATGATCCGGTTTATGATGAGCTTGCCTGTATCACGGGTGAAGCATGGTGCAGCAAGGACCCGGCCATTTGCATATCATATGCCAATGATCCTTCGCCGGCCACTGAGGAAACCATTCCCGGTTATGTGATTTTGCCCGGTAGTGTGGAGGATGTATCAGCCATTATGAAGGTCTGCAAAAAGCATGGACTGGATTTCGCAGTACGTGGCAATGGCTCCAGTGTGATGGGCTTTGTGATGAGCCACGATCTTGTGATTGATATGGCCCGGATGAAACAGATAGAGTTAGATGAGGAAAAGGGATTGATAAAAGCCGGTGCAGGGGTAGCTGCCTATGAGCTTCAGCAGGCGGCTACAGAAAAAGGTTACCGGGTTCAGACCGCTGAGCCCGCTGCACTGATTGTTGCCAACCTGATGTGTTCGGGCATCTTTTCCACTTATTCCCATGCTTATGGTATGGGAGCGCAGAACGTGATTGATGCTCAATTTGTAGACCCGGAAGGCAATGTATTCAGATTGTCTGAAAAAACAGCATCCAACCTGTTTGCTTATGAAAAGCGTGACGTGCCTATTCCGGGTGTCTGCACGGAAGCCTCGTTTAAGCTCTACCCACGTCTTCCTGATGAAAGGGGCTTTTTGGTGCCTTTCTCTTCTTTCGGTCAGGCCCTTGACTTTCTTCGGGAGATTGGCCGGAGAAGGACCGGCCTCGCTGCCGGACTGCTGGGCGGAGAATATCTGGCTACCTTCCTTTCGCCTTCAACCGAACTGGCAAAGAAGGTTAAGAATGTTCTTCACAGAGAATTTGGAATGGCTTATGTCGTTCAGATGATAGGCGATCGGTACGATGAATCCAATGTACGCGATATGGGTTATCCGGTAATTTCTCAGCGGGTCTTCAGAGCCCTCCTATTGTCCCTTCCTGACCTCCAGGATAATGAAGTACTGGTTCACCTGAATGAAATGATGGAAGGATCTTCTGTTTATCAGATGCTCGCCGATAAGAAGATGGAGCCGCTCATCGAAACGGTGCTCCAGCCGGAGGCCAAAAAGCTGGCCGGTGTCGTGCCCGATGATCTGAAGCCATTTTATATCCGGTTGTATGAAAATCCTCAAATGACTGACCTGGTTTGGCTCACTGATTTCAGAATCCTGAGCTCGAGAATGGGAAGGGAAAAACATGTGGTAGCCTGGATTGTTTATGTGCCGTTGGATAATCCTGAACTGATCATGGAGATCAACCGGGAATTCAAAAGAATCGGTGATAAATGGAATGTAAAGAACGATTATGGATTCATCACTCCTTTGGACTTCGGCAAAAGGGCCGTGTTTGAATATGACTATTACGTTGATCAGCAAAATGATAA